Sequence from the Paenibacillus tundrae genome:
CTCAATGATTACCTGATTACATGGGTACAGAACATGAGTCAGAGCGGAACCAATACAGTCTTGCTTGCTATTATTCTGGGCGCGATGATCGGATTCGATCTCGGCGGACCAGTGAACAAAGCCGCTTGGATGGCAGGTAACGCGTTGTTCCTGTCTGGTGTATATCTGCCTAATGTGTTTATCAACATTGCGATCTGTATTCCACCACTTGGCTACGGTTTAGCAACATTGCTGATGAAGAAACGTTTCTCCAAAACGTATCAGGAAGCGGGTAAAGGCGCTGTCATTATGGGTGTCATCGGGATCACAGAAGGAGCAATTCCATTTACGCTGCGTAATCCTGCAAAAATGATTTTGGTCAACATGGTTGCCTGTGCATCAGGTGCAGCATTAACCGCGTTGCTCGGCGCGCACATCATCATGCCACCGATCGGCGGATTGTACGGTGCGATCTCCGTAGGTACACCACTTGCGTACCTTGCCGGAGGTATCTTCGGGGCACTCATTGTTGCGGGCGGAACGATGCTTGTTAACTTCCGTGATGAAGAAGAGAAACAACCTGCTGAAACGAAGGAAGCTTCTGTGAAGAAAAATGGCGAAGAGATTGAACTGGTTTTTGACTAAATAAATGAGGATTTATTAGAACCAATATGTATTCAACTAAACTTTTACACGAGAACGGAGAGGACAGAAATAACGTGAAGAAGCGAAGCGTTCGCCTAAAAGCTTTCTGAAAGAAAGCTACATCGAAAGCATATGCTATCCCCGGATTTTCCCTTTATAGAAGGGAATCAAAAAAATCTGGGGATAACAGCGATCGGAAGGTTGTTCTGTCATCGGAGTGGTTAGTGTAAACAT
This genomic interval carries:
- a CDS encoding PTS fructose transporter subunit IIC — translated: MRKWFGEAKTHLMTGISYLLPVIIAGSLVVAICKIIALSMGITDLDPYKDGSGFLHILYLVQNVGWSGIGLLTIVLSGYIAYSIADKPALAAGLIGGVLAQQTNAGFLGALISGFFAGYITLWVKNKVKITGPAAGSVPLIILPLITVGLTGFLMAVVLGGPLGALNDYLITWVQNMSQSGTNTVLLAIILGAMIGFDLGGPVNKAAWMAGNALFLSGVYLPNVFINIAICIPPLGYGLATLLMKKRFSKTYQEAGKGAVIMGVIGITEGAIPFTLRNPAKMILVNMVACASGAALTALLGAHIIMPPIGGLYGAISVGTPLAYLAGGIFGALIVAGGTMLVNFRDEEEKQPAETKEASVKKNGEEIELVFD